The Piliocolobus tephrosceles isolate RC106 chromosome 12, ASM277652v3, whole genome shotgun sequence genome includes the window AAAGTGGCCTCCATGGAGGAGATGGCCACCTTCCACACTGATGCTTATCTGCAGCATCTCCAGAAGGTCAGCCAAGAGGGCGATGATGATCATCCGGACTCCATAGAATATGGGCTAGGTAAAGTCATTACCAGGCAGTGATGGGAGATGGacagcctaatttttttataacttgtatgatttttaaatattttttcattaagaaGTCATGTGTTAACTGTCGATCTTAATCTTTTGGTTTAGCCACATATAACTCACTAAACAAGCAAACCATATGAGTTGAGCAAAACCACATGATGGGTTAGATGAAAGAAAACCTTTCAGTTGCTTAGGCCTATTGGCAGTGCTCAGATCTGGTCTGGCTATATATATACTGATTTAGCTGTCCTGTGACCTTATATTTTAACTGGAATACAGATTTATGTTCTGGCTAAGTTTTCTACCTCATCCCTCATTAAACAGctgcatttttttaaactgtaagtGACCAGCAGGATAGTCTAGAAAAACAGCATGGTTTAGCAGAGGAACATTGAACTGGAGGGTCAAGAGAgctgagtcccaggcctggctctATGTGACCACTGACACGACATATCACCTTGGTTTCTCTATCTATAGCCTGTGACTAGTTCATCAGGAAGATTTATCCTTTCTAGCtctaaccttttaaaaaattatatcccCAACATTGGAATTGTTTCTGTCTCACTTGGAGCTGTTATTAGCACAGTGGCCTTTTAGTAGGTTAGGTTGTTGTCACACCTCAACCTATTCCTCCTCTTTTTCCAGTTCATCTTTTAACCAGTTCTTCTGATTTTTGCCCTAAGGTTATGACTGCCCAGCCACTGAAGGGATATTTGACTATGCAGCAGCTGTAGGAGGGGCTACAATCACAGCTGCCCAATGCCTGATCGACGGAATGTGCAAAGTAGCAATTAACTGGTCTGGAGGCTGGCATCATGCAAAGAAGTAAGAAAATAACCTTTCTGTTTTCTGACTCTTTCCTTGAGTCAGTTTCTCAGTTATATAAACTCTTGTGCTTATTGTATTGACATTTACAGAGAGACGTGTGTATATGTGGCACTTTACGAGGCATTCTGAAGAAATCCaagtgaaatagaaaaaagattacCTAATATAGTGGAAAACACACTGCTCAAAGTCAGGACACCTGGGCTCTACACCTAGTTTTTCTGCTAACTTGCCTAACTGACTTGGACTGATTACCctccctaggcctcagtttcttcatcaataaaatgaacaaaggatACAACTAGACAGTCTCtaaattccttttctgctttCTAGAAATTCCCCTGTCTTCAAGGGACTTACAGTCCAGAAACATTAACAAAATTAGAATAGAGAACAACATTAGTTATGGTACCAATGGAATATGTGTATGAGCTGAAGAGACTTATCAGTAGAAAGAAATTAATCATGGAAGTCTTGGCGGAAGTGAATTTTAGAGCTAGTTCTTAAAAGAAGTGGCAAACAGATTTTTGAAAAGGTGGAAAATTGATGTGAATAGGTTTAAAACAAAAGGCTGAACAATCAAGAAGAGGGCTCATGCTGCCACCTCTAAGGAAAGTAGCAACCCAGAGGTAGATGTCTCTCAAAGACAAAGGGCTTGTGAAAAGGCTCTTCCTAGGTGCTTCTTGGAGTTAGAGGAGAAGTCCTTTGGagtgttcatttgtttatttgtttgtttgtttttgagacagggtctcaccctgttgctcaggctggagtgcagtggcgtgatctcggcttactacaacctccgccttcccagttcaagtgattctcctgcctcagcctcctgagtagctgggattataggcacccaccatcatgcccagctaatttttgtatttttgtagagacggggtttcaccatgttggctaggctggtcttaaactcctgagctcaggtgatctgcctgcctcggcctcccaaagtgctgggattacaggggtgagccaccgcacctagccaccTTCTAGTGTTTTATGTTAACATGTCAAACTGCAGTAGTCTGTCTGAGAAGGATTGCTGGGTCTTCTTCAGCATTTGGAACTTTCCTTGATATTTCTGTAGTACTTAATCCACATTAAAGaagaaggattttttaaaactctgaattTATCAATCCTCTGTCTGAGAGAAATGAAGTCACTGTAGTAGTAATTGCCAATGCATCATTCACAAATCAATTGTTCATGCAATCAACAGTGACCTTGATACTCTTAGGTGCTCTTGAGTCAAGAGAAAACCACAGtttgtttttcagaataaaaCACAGCACAACTTCAGCATATGCAGATTAAGATAATAACAGAATTTTTTCCATCAAATTGACAGATTTTGTGGCCAAGGAAGTCCTTGAAAAAGTTTACTGCTAGAATTTACTAgtttggcaacagagcaaaggAAACCAGTGTTTTAGTAATGAGTCTTATGTGGTCTTAAAAACAGAGACAAGCTGCCTTTTGTTAGCTTTTGCTTGCTTGCCtgcttgcttttttcttgctttttgttgttgttgtttgtttgtttttttaataaagacaatgtctccctatgttgctgatcttgaactcctaggctgatcttgaactcccaggctcaagggatcctctatcctcggcctcccaaggtactggcattacaggcatgcaccacacctggcctctttctttctttcttgttttgtgttttcgagacggtctctctctgtcaccaaggctggat containing:
- the HDAC8 gene encoding histone deacetylase 8 isoform X4, which codes for MLTREHRCGGSEEQELEPWPSPKKARSGRCLRNGFKWKMEEPEEPADSGQSLIPVYIYSPEYVSMCDSLAKIPKRASMVHSLIEAYALHKQMRIVKPKVASMEEMATFHTDAYLQHLQKVSQEGDDDHPDSIEYGLGYDCPATEGIFDYAAAVGGATITAAQCLIDGMCKVAINWSGGWHHAKKETCVYVALYEAF